GCATGGTGGCCGTGCCCCAAACCGACAGGCCCATGGCCACCGGATAGTCGCCGTGCTCCTGCATGTGCCGCTCGACCAACTGCGCGGCCGACTTGAGGCCGAGCATCCACGCGGTGGGTGTTGGGATGGCGCGCGTATCGACCGCGTAGAAGTTGCGGCCGGTAGGCAACACGTCGGGCCGGCCGCGCGAAGGCGAACCGCTCGGGCCCGGCGGCACGAAGCGGCCTTGCAGGGCGCGGGAGAGTTGCAGCAACTCTTGCGCGCCGCAGGCATCGAGTGCGGGCGCCAGGCTTTGCGCGATGCGGCCCATCACAGCGGCGGTCTTCGGCAGTTCGGGTGGGCATGCGCCCTCTTCCAGCAGGCGCTGCGCCAGCAGTTCCAGCCGCTCGCGCGTGTCGCCCTGATGCCGCCATGCTTCGGCGCTCACCGATTGCAGCAGCGCAGGACGCGCGCCCTGCCATGGCCGGGCCGCGTCGATGTCGAGCGGGTCGAAGGCATCGGCCAGCAGCAGGTCTTGCGACAGCGCGCCGAGCAGCCCGGCATTCGCACCCGCGCCATCGGCAGCCGGATAGCGCGCCAGCGCCAGCAGCGTGTCGCGCCGCAGCCGCTCGCTGGGCGAGGCGCCGAACACATGCAGCCCGTCGCGGATCTGCGTTTCCTTCAGCTCGCACAGGTAGGCATCCACGCGCGCGAGCACCGCATCGTCTTCCGCGCCCGGCATGCCCAGCTCCTCGACCAGATGCTGCGCGCGCACCGCCGCGAGGATCTGCGCGCGCAGCACCTTTGCGCGGCGAGCGTCGACCAGCAGTGCGTCGTAGTACTCGTCGACCTGCCGCTCCAGGTCCTGCATCGGCCCATGGTTCTCGGCGCGCGTGAGTGGCGGCATCAGGTGGTCGACGATGACCGCCTGCGTGCGCCGCTTGGCCTGCGCGCCCTCGCCCGGATCGTTGACGATGAAGGGGTACACGTTGGGCAGCGGCCCGAGGATGGCGTCGGGCCAGCAAGTCTGCGACAGCGCGATGCTCTTGCCCGGCAGCCATTCGAGGTTGCCGTGCTTGCCCACATGCACCACCGCATCGATGGCGAAAGCCTCGCGCAGCCAGAAATAGAAAGCGAGATAGCTGTGCGGCGGCACCAGCTCCGCGTCGTGATAGCTCGCGTAGTCGGCCGCACCCAGCGTGCCCAGTGCACGCGCAGGCTGGATGCCGACGAACACGCGGCCCAGCCGCAGGCCGGCGATCATGAAGCGGCTGTTTCGCACCATCGGGTCTTGTTCGGGTGGGCCCCAGCGCGCGTCGATGGCCGCCGCCATGCCGTCGGGCAGCTTCGCCAGGCATGCGCGGTACTCGGCCAGCCCGTAGCTCTGCCACGCCGGCCGCGCGGCCCATTGCGCGGGATCGTTCGCGATGCCTTCCTGCAGCTTGCGCATCAGCGCATCGCCATCGGCGGGCATCGCGCTAGGTTCGCCCAGCGCATAGCCCTCGGCCGCCATCGCACGCAAGATCGCCATCACCGAGGCCGGTGTGTCCAGCCCCACGCCGCTGCCGATGCGTCCTTCGCTGCCCGGGTAGTTCGCAAGGATCAGCGCGATGCGCTTCTCACCGGCGCGCAGGCTGCGCAGCCGGCACCAGCGGCGCGCCAGCTCGGCCACGAAGGCGATGCGGTCGGGCTCGGGCTGGTAGTTCACCACCTCGGTCTGCGTGAGTTCGCAGCGATGCGACAGGCCCTTGAAGCTCACGGCACGCGTGATGATGCGGCCGTCCATCTCGGGCAGCGCGATCTGCATGGCGATGTCGCGCGGGCGCAGGCCCTGGCTGTCGGCCAGCCAGTCCTCGCGGTTGCCGCCGCTCACGATCACCTGCAACACCGGTGCGTCGCCGGCCAGCGCGATGCCTTCGCCCTCTTCGTTCTGCGCGCCCTGCCCCAGTGCCGCGAAGGCCGTGGTGTTGAGCACAAGCTGCACGTCATGCTCGGCGCACAACTCGCGCAGCGTGGACAGGCACAGCGGGTCTTTCAGCGAATCGAGCGCGACCGGCAGCGGGTTGAGCCCCTGCGCGCTCAATGCGGCGGCGAGCGCATCGAACGCCACCGTGTTGCCCGAGAGCAGATGCGAGCGATAGAACACCAGCGCCACCACCGGCGCGCCCGCATGCCACCCGGCACGCAGGTCATCGATGCCGGCCACGGTGTGCGCCGCGTCAATACCGCGCGGCACATGCAACGCAACCTGCGGCAGGCTGCGCGGCGGCAGCGGCGCCTCGCCATGGCCCAGCCCGTGGAAAGCCACCGCGCGCAAAAACTGCATCGCATTGCCCGCCCCGCCGCTGCGCATGTACTGCCAGAGCCGACGGCTCACCGCACGCGGCGCCGTGCTGCGCGCGAGCAGGTCTTCATCTTCCTGCAGGTCGCCGGAGAACATGGCGAGCTGCTGGCCCTTGCGCTTCGCGAGCTTTTCGAGCTGCTGCAGGCCGTAGGCCCAGGCCGATTCCGCGCCTAGGTGATCGACCACCACCACGCGCGCATGCTGCAGCACTTCGTCGATGTACAAGTCGAGCGAGGCCGGCTGGCGCAGGTGCATCAGGTTGGCCAGCCGCAACGACGGGTAGCCGGGGTCTGTGGCCGCCAGCGCCGTGCGCCCCGCAGCGAGCAGCGCGAGCGTGGTGTCGGCCGAGCTGAGCACCACGATGTCGCCCGGCGTCTGGTCGAGACGGGTAACGACGCTGTCGTCTTCGACGAAGCGACCGGGCTGGGTGCTCAGCAGGTGCATGCGTTCAGGCCATCAGGCGGCGAATCAGGCTGCGACCGCGCTCACCTCTTCCAGCGCCTTGCGCAGCACTGCCTCGTCGAGGTCTTCACCGATGAACACGAGCCGCGTGCGCTGCGCCTCGCCATCGCGCCAGCGGCGGTCGAAATGGTGGTCGAAGCGGCGGCCCACGCCCTGCACCAGGAGCCGCATCGGCTTGCCCGGAATGGCGACGAAGCCCTTCACGCGGTAGATGGTGTGCTGCTCGACCAGCTTGCCCAGCACGGCGAGCAGGCCGTCACGGTCCACGGGCGGCAGCTCGATCACGAGTGAGTCGAACTCGTCGTGGTCGTGGTCTTCCTCGTGGTCGTGATGGCTTTCGCGCAGGTGGATGGTGGCCTCGGCGGCACGCCCCTGGCCCAACAGCAGCGCGAGCGGCAGCCTGCCTTCGGTGGCAGCGACGATCTTGACTTCGGGCGGCAGCTCTTCGCGCACCAGCGCCTCGACCTTGGCGCGCGCGGCGTCGTCCATCAGGTCGGTCTTGTTGAGCACCACGAGGTCGGCGGCCGAGAGCTGGTCTTCGAACAGCTCGTGCAGCGGCGATTCGTGGTCGAGGTTGGGGTCAGCGCGGCGCGCTTCGTCGACAGCCTCGGGGTTCTCGGCGAACTGGCCCGAGGCGGCGGCCGGGCCGTCTACCACCGTGACCACCGAGTCCACGGTGAAGATGTTGGCGATGTCCGGCCACTGGAAGGCCTGCACCAGCGGCTTGGGCAATGCGAGACCCGAGGTTTCGATGATCACGGCATCGATGTCGCCGCGGCGCTCGGCCAGTTGCAGCATCACGGGCAGGAACTCTTCCTGCACGGTGCAACAGACGCAGCCGTTGGCCAGTTCGTAGAGTGCGCCTTCGCGCTCGTTGCCCTCGTCGTCGCAACCGATGCCGCAGCCGCGAAGAATCTCGCCGTCGATGCCGAGCTCGCCGAACTCGTTGACGATCACCGCGATGCGGCGGCCCTCGGCATTGCCGAGGATGTGGCGCAGCAGCGTGGTCTTGCCGCTGCCGAGGAAGCCCGTGACGATGGTGACGGGAATCTTGGCGTTGCTTGCTTGTGTCATGGAAGATGTTCTTTCAGGCGCGCAAGCGCCCGTGCCGCTCCCCGAGGCAGCACCTCGTGAGCGCGGCGATGCATTGGTTGAATCAGACGGCGCTGTACAGGCGGCGCTCCACGAAGGCCGTGCCCTGCAGACGACGCCAGGCCTTTGCGGCGGCCAACACGCCCAGGTCGACCAGCGGCTCGACAAGCACGACGGTCATGTAGGCAGCGCCGAAGCTGGCGATCTGGCTCAGGTTCTCGAGCCCGGTGCCGCGTCCGTAGAGCGCCCAGAAACCGACCCAGACAACGATGCCGCCCTGGTAGGCCACCGAAAGCTTGAATGCCTGCTGGTAGCTGATGTCCACGTAGGCCAGGTTCTGGGGAATGATCCGTCGTGCCAGCGCGACAGTCGCGAACAGGGGCACCAGCAAGGTGGTGACGTTCATGCCGTACTGCGGCACATCCTGCGGTTCGAAGAACAGGCCCTGGATGAGCAATCCGCCCGCCAGGCCGATGGCCGCAGGCGCCAACCCGAACACCAGCAGCAGGGTCGTGCCCAGAATCAGGTGCACCTCGGACACGCCCACCGGGTGATGCGGCAACACTTCGAAGAAGCAGAACACCAGCGCAATGGCAATGACCGAGCGCAGCGCCAGGGCGGCAAGGCCGTCCTTCACAGCCGTATCGAAGGCCACCTTGCCTGTGTAGGCGAGAGCAGCTGCCGCCGTGGCGTAGCTGAGGAAGATCTTGGATCCGTCGACGAGACCTGGTTCGATGTGCATCGAGCACCTCCTGAAATGCACCGCAGTGCGAAAGTTGATTGTTGGTTCATGGGCCTGCTTGCGCAAGCCCCTTCGATACGGCCGACGGCCGGGGCTTGCGCCGCAGCCGTCGCCAGCCGATCACGACGCCGCTGGCCGAGGCCACGGCGCCGACGATGGAAAGCAGCCACACCACGAGATCCCAGGCCGGCCGGTACTGGATGAGCCAGGGAAAGTCGAGGCTGTGCGCCGCGTTGAAGAGCCAGCGGCGCAGCCGCGAGTTGCTGTCGTTGCTGCCGGCAACCTGGCCGCTGGCCGGGTCGATGTAGATCCAGCTGCGCGCGGGGTCGTCGAACTGCAGCCGCCACACGGGCACGATGCGCTCGCGGTGGTGGCCATACCAGTGGAAGTCTTCGCGGGTCTGCAGCGTGGCCTGGGTGATGGCGCCGGGCCGCAGGCGGGCGGCGGCGCGCAGGATGTCGTCCTTGCCGATGACGGCGGGGCCGCCGGTGGCCGCATCGACCACCCGCACGTGCGCCTTCGAGTCGCGCAACTGCAGCAGCGGCTTGCCGTCGAACCACAGCAGCACGGCCTCGCGCGGTGCGGCGTCGCCCTCGCCTGACGGCAGCACCGCTGGCGGCCAGGGGAACGGCGAGGTGTCGGCACCCGTGTAGCGCGCCATCGCCACCGCATCGCCCGGCCCGCGCTGGAACCAGCCATTGGGGTTCATCGACAGCCAGCCGCTGATGATCCACGTCAGCACGAAGAAGCCGCCGATCAGCCCCGCGATGTGGTGCCACGCCATCCACCCGCTGTACGGCGTGACCGCGCCATTGCGAAACCTGCGCCGCAGGCGCACCCGCAGGATGCCGATGACGATGCCCGTCACGGCCGAGACGATGCATGCCGCCGATAGCCACACCACCACGTCGTGCCACAGCGGCGGATCGGCGCGCAACGGTGTGAAGTAGATCCAGTGCGGCACGGAGCCCAGCCAGTTCCAGAAGCGCTCCGAGCGCGTGGTGTCGCGCACCACTTCGCCGTTGCGCTGCGACACGTACAGCTCGGTGCCGGCCGCGTCGCCGACCTCGATGCGGTGCAACGGGCGCAGCGGGTTCAGGCCCTGCGGCACGGTCCACTGGTCGCGCTCCAGCGTCTCGGCCCAGTGCGCACTCACATGGCCCGAAAAAGCCCGCGCGATGGCTTCGGCTTGCGCTGCATCGACCGGGCCGGGCACATGGCCATCGCGCGCCGAGACCGTGTGCCGGCCGCCGCTCGCATCGACGATGCGCCACACGGGCTCGGCGTTGATGCCGCCCTGCATCTCCAGCACCATGCGCCGCGGCGGTTGTGCGCGGTCGGCCTGTGGCAGCGCATCAAGTGCAGCGGTTGGCGACACCGCAGCCTGCTCGAAGCGCAGCGGCGCCAGACCTGCGAGCCGCTCTTCGTCCGTGAGGTTGGGATACCCCACGTACATCATCACGACGCCCGAGACGAACCACATGACGAACAGCAGGCAGCCGCCAATGCCCAGCCACCGGTGCGTCCAGTAGAGCCAGTGCCGGATGCCCGGCCAGGCGCGGCGCCATGCGGAAGTCATGAGAACGTCGCTCAGAAGTTGACCAGAGCCGAAAGCTCGAACGAACGCGGACGGCCCAGCAGCCACTGGTTGCCGCCGTTCGAGAACGACACCGCATAGCGGCGGTCGGCCAGGTTGTAGGCACGCAGCGCAAGCTTGAGCGACGGGCTGGCCTGCCAGCTCACGCCCGCGTCGGCCACCGTGTAGGAGCCGATCTTGCGCGAATTGGCCGAGTCGACCTGGCGCGGCCCGACGTAGCGCACGCCGAAATCGGCCTCCCACTGCGGCAGGAAGCGCCAGTTGAGCCAGAGGTTCGCAGCCTCTTCGGGCACGCCTGTGGGCGTGTTGCCCGCACGCGAGACCAGGCGCCCGCTGACGACTTCGTTGAAGTCGTCGTAGCGCGCGCGCAGCTTGGCCACGTTGGCTTCGAGCCGCAGCGTCGAAGTCAGCGCCAGGTCGAGCGTGGCCTCGATGCCTTCGGACGACTGCTTGCCGATCTGCTGGGTGATGGTCGGATCGGTCGTGTCGCGCGAGAGCAGCTTGGTCTTCTCGATGCGGTAGGCGGCTACGGTCCAGGCACCGCGGTTGTCGGCCAGCTGGCGCTTGTAGCCGACCTCGACCTGCCGGCCGGTGCTGAGCTCGAACGGCACCTGCGTGGCCGAAGTGGTGATGAGCGAGGTCAGCGGGTCGGCCGCGCGCGCCACCTGTGCGTAGAACGACTGCGACGCATCGGGCGCGTACACCACGCCGAGGCGGCCGGTGGCGTACTCGAAGGTCTTGCCGAGGTTGTTGGCCGCGTTCTGCAGGTCGGTGCGCACCACCTTGGCATGGTCCCAGCGCAGGCTGCCCACCACCGACCACTGCTCGTTGAAGGCCAGCTTGTCTTCGGTGAAAAAGGCGTAGGTGTCGGTCTTGGTCCGGTAGCGCGGCGTGTAGGCCACGGGCGAGACGTAGTAGCCGGGGTTGAAGACGAAGGGGTCGACCACCGAGCGCCCGCCATAGGGCGAATCGTTGCTGTGCTGGAAGTTGATGTGGTTCGCGTCGAAGCCCACCAGCACCTGGTTGGCCAGGCCGAACAGGCTGTGCTTGAAGGTGGCGTCGGTGCGGTTGCCGATCTGCTCCTGGTCGTGGCCAATCTCCAGGTAGTCGCCGCGCGTCACGCGGCGCGTGGTGGCGTTGTAGGTGTAGGTCTCGCTGTCGCGCCAGTGGCGCTTGCTCTCCAGCCGGTAGAGCTGGTTGCGCACGGTAACGGCATCGTTGGGCGTCCATTGGGCGTCGAGCCGGGTCCACTTGTCGCGGTACTTGATTTCCGAATCGTCGACGTTGTAGTTCTGGCGCAGCGTCTGGCTGCTCAGGCGGCCATCGATCAGCGGCACGCCGAAGTAGCGCTGCGGCGACTGCCGGCCCTCGTCGTGCGACAGCGTGAACTGCAGCTGCGGCGACACGTCGAGCCGCACGGCCGCGCCCACGGCCAGGCTCTCGGCCTGCCCGCGCTGCATGAAGCCGTCGGTCTGACGGTGGCTGATGTCGAAGCGGTAAGAGAGCTTGTCGTTGATCGCCCCGCCGCTGCCAAAGGCCACCTGGCGGGTGGCGTCGGAGCCCATCGTGACCAGCGCCTCGTTCTGGATCGGGCCGCGCGTGGGCTTCTTGGGCACCACGTTGATGGCGCCGCCGATGGCGCCCTCGCCGTACATCACCGAGGCCGCGCCGCGCAGCACTTCGATGCGGTCGACCGACCAGGTGTCGAACGGGAATGTGACGGTGCCTGCGCCCGCGTAGAGGCGCGTGCCGTCGAAGAGCTGCATCACCGAGCCGTGGCCCGAAAAACCGCGCGCCACCATCGCGGTGCCGCCATTACCGGGGCCGGGCGTGCCGGTGATGCCGGTGGCGCGGGTGGCGGCATCGACCACCGAGACGTCGCCGCGTGCGCGGATGGTGTCGCCCGTCAGCACTTCGATGCTGGCCGGCGTTTCCAGCGGCGTGAGGCCCAGGCGGCTGCCGGTGTGCGAGGGCTCGTCGATGGCCAACGGGGTATGCCGCTCGGCCTCGACCTGCACCGGCTTGAGGGTCTGGCTGCTGCTGGCTGTTTCACCCGACAACTGCGCGAAGACCGCGGAAGGCCCGAAAACCAGCCCCAGACCCAGTGAAAGACCCGAAAGGCGTGCCCAACGCAGCGGCGCGCCCGTGCGATCGCGCGCTGGCGATGCATGACCCATGTGACTTCTCCTCCGACCTGCGTCCCCGCAGGCTCCTGACCGATAAAGGACGCAGCGGAAGAGGCGAAGGGACTGCAACGGTACGCGCGAGCGCGAAGCGGTGGCA
This is a stretch of genomic DNA from Variovorax paradoxus. It encodes these proteins:
- the cobN gene encoding cobaltochelatase subunit CobN, producing the protein MHLLSTQPGRFVEDDSVVTRLDQTPGDIVVLSSADTTLALLAAGRTALAATDPGYPSLRLANLMHLRQPASLDLYIDEVLQHARVVVVDHLGAESAWAYGLQQLEKLAKRKGQQLAMFSGDLQEDEDLLARSTAPRAVSRRLWQYMRSGGAGNAMQFLRAVAFHGLGHGEAPLPPRSLPQVALHVPRGIDAAHTVAGIDDLRAGWHAGAPVVALVFYRSHLLSGNTVAFDALAAALSAQGLNPLPVALDSLKDPLCLSTLRELCAEHDVQLVLNTTAFAALGQGAQNEEGEGIALAGDAPVLQVIVSGGNREDWLADSQGLRPRDIAMQIALPEMDGRIITRAVSFKGLSHRCELTQTEVVNYQPEPDRIAFVAELARRWCRLRSLRAGEKRIALILANYPGSEGRIGSGVGLDTPASVMAILRAMAAEGYALGEPSAMPADGDALMRKLQEGIANDPAQWAARPAWQSYGLAEYRACLAKLPDGMAAAIDARWGPPEQDPMVRNSRFMIAGLRLGRVFVGIQPARALGTLGAADYASYHDAELVPPHSYLAFYFWLREAFAIDAVVHVGKHGNLEWLPGKSIALSQTCWPDAILGPLPNVYPFIVNDPGEGAQAKRRTQAVIVDHLMPPLTRAENHGPMQDLERQVDEYYDALLVDARRAKVLRAQILAAVRAQHLVEELGMPGAEDDAVLARVDAYLCELKETQIRDGLHVFGASPSERLRRDTLLALARYPAADGAGANAGLLGALSQDLLLADAFDPLDIDAARPWQGARPALLQSVSAEAWRHQGDTRERLELLAQRLLEEGACPPELPKTAAVMGRIAQSLAPALDACGAQELLQLSRALQGRFVPPGPSGSPSRGRPDVLPTGRNFYAVDTRAIPTPTAWMLGLKSAAQLVERHMQEHGDYPVAMGLSVWGTATMRTGGDDLAQAFALIGVRPKWAPGSQRVVDFEVLPTVGLGRPRIDVTLRISGFFRDAFPNAVQMFDAAVQAVAAQEDEDAERNPIRARILREAAALEAQGASPEDARTQAGWRVFGSAPGSYGSGLQPLFDHGDWQTDDDLSKAYVGGSAHAYGQGSDGVPATDALVRRLRAMNVVMQNQDSREHDLLDSNDYYQFQGGMVAAVRHLSGRQPAMYHGDHGNPQAPRVRTLKEEISRVIRSRVVNPKWIDGVKRHGYKGAFEMAATVDYLFGFDATARVVGDHQYAMVADAYVLDEATRDFVSEHNPRALHDMLSRLLEAMQRGLWQSPGDYKNQLENLLLDHEQQMEGSLR
- the cobW gene encoding cobalamin biosynthesis protein CobW, which translates into the protein MTQASNAKIPVTIVTGFLGSGKTTLLRHILGNAEGRRIAVIVNEFGELGIDGEILRGCGIGCDDEGNEREGALYELANGCVCCTVQEEFLPVMLQLAERRGDIDAVIIETSGLALPKPLVQAFQWPDIANIFTVDSVVTVVDGPAAASGQFAENPEAVDEARRADPNLDHESPLHELFEDQLSAADLVVLNKTDLMDDAARAKVEALVREELPPEVKIVAATEGRLPLALLLGQGRAAEATIHLRESHHDHEEDHDHDEFDSLVIELPPVDRDGLLAVLGKLVEQHTIYRVKGFVAIPGKPMRLLVQGVGRRFDHHFDRRWRDGEAQRTRLVFIGEDLDEAVLRKALEEVSAVAA
- a CDS encoding energy-coupling factor ABC transporter permease translates to MHIEPGLVDGSKIFLSYATAAAALAYTGKVAFDTAVKDGLAALALRSVIAIALVFCFFEVLPHHPVGVSEVHLILGTTLLLVFGLAPAAIGLAGGLLIQGLFFEPQDVPQYGMNVTTLLVPLFATVALARRIIPQNLAYVDISYQQAFKLSVAYQGGIVVWVGFWALYGRGTGLENLSQIASFGAAYMTVVLVEPLVDLGVLAAAKAWRRLQGTAFVERRLYSAV
- a CDS encoding PepSY domain-containing protein, with the translated sequence MTSAWRRAWPGIRHWLYWTHRWLGIGGCLLFVMWFVSGVVMMYVGYPNLTDEERLAGLAPLRFEQAAVSPTAALDALPQADRAQPPRRMVLEMQGGINAEPVWRIVDASGGRHTVSARDGHVPGPVDAAQAEAIARAFSGHVSAHWAETLERDQWTVPQGLNPLRPLHRIEVGDAAGTELYVSQRNGEVVRDTTRSERFWNWLGSVPHWIYFTPLRADPPLWHDVVVWLSAACIVSAVTGIVIGILRVRLRRRFRNGAVTPYSGWMAWHHIAGLIGGFFVLTWIISGWLSMNPNGWFQRGPGDAVAMARYTGADTSPFPWPPAVLPSGEGDAAPREAVLLWFDGKPLLQLRDSKAHVRVVDAATGGPAVIGKDDILRAAARLRPGAITQATLQTREDFHWYGHHRERIVPVWRLQFDDPARSWIYIDPASGQVAGSNDSNSRLRRWLFNAAHSLDFPWLIQYRPAWDLVVWLLSIVGAVASASGVVIGWRRLRRKPRPSAVSKGLAQAGP
- a CDS encoding TonB-dependent receptor; amino-acid sequence: MGHASPARDRTGAPLRWARLSGLSLGLGLVFGPSAVFAQLSGETASSSQTLKPVQVEAERHTPLAIDEPSHTGSRLGLTPLETPASIEVLTGDTIRARGDVSVVDAATRATGITGTPGPGNGGTAMVARGFSGHGSVMQLFDGTRLYAGAGTVTFPFDTWSVDRIEVLRGAASVMYGEGAIGGAINVVPKKPTRGPIQNEALVTMGSDATRQVAFGSGGAINDKLSYRFDISHRQTDGFMQRGQAESLAVGAAVRLDVSPQLQFTLSHDEGRQSPQRYFGVPLIDGRLSSQTLRQNYNVDDSEIKYRDKWTRLDAQWTPNDAVTVRNQLYRLESKRHWRDSETYTYNATTRRVTRGDYLEIGHDQEQIGNRTDATFKHSLFGLANQVLVGFDANHINFQHSNDSPYGGRSVVDPFVFNPGYYVSPVAYTPRYRTKTDTYAFFTEDKLAFNEQWSVVGSLRWDHAKVVRTDLQNAANNLGKTFEYATGRLGVVYAPDASQSFYAQVARAADPLTSLITTSATQVPFELSTGRQVEVGYKRQLADNRGAWTVAAYRIEKTKLLSRDTTDPTITQQIGKQSSEGIEATLDLALTSTLRLEANVAKLRARYDDFNEVVSGRLVSRAGNTPTGVPEEAANLWLNWRFLPQWEADFGVRYVGPRQVDSANSRKIGSYTVADAGVSWQASPSLKLALRAYNLADRRYAVSFSNGGNQWLLGRPRSFELSALVNF